In a genomic window of Siphonobacter curvatus:
- a CDS encoding efflux RND transporter permease subunit, protein MFDIFIKRPLLSSVISVVITLLGVLALTALPVTQFPDIVPPSVTVTTKYTGANAEVCTKAVATPLERAINGVPGMVYMNSVSGNDGTTLIQVFFEVGTDPDLAAMNVQNRVTAVLDELPEEVIKAGVITEKEVNSMLLYLNIFSDDSTVDEKFIYNFADINILAELKRIDGVGFADIMGSREYSMRVWLKPDRLTAYNLSPEEVIRAIREQNVEAAPGKAGESADRAPQVLQYVLRYTGKFFEPKQYENIVLRADPSGSILRLKDVADVEFGSLDYDVLSKTDGRPSAAIMLKQRPGSNAREIIANVKQRMAELKKETFPPGMTYNFAYDVSRFLDASIHEVVRTLFEAFVLVFIVVFLFLQDWRSTLICALVVPVALVGSFAFMSVIGFSINLLTLFALVLAIGIVVDDGIVVVEAVHAKITQEHLSPRQATFAAMREISGALIAITLVMSAVFVPVAFLSGPVGIFYRQFSLTLAVAILISGLNALTLTPALCALLLRPHAAGAKKNLLDRFFDAFNRGFDRLTGRYQSLLKRIISRRVVTVGILLIFVAGTWGINTILPSGFIPTEDQGMIYVNVTTPAGATVKRTEEVLDQIQGVAAKMPAVENVSTLAGFSLMTDGSGSSYGMAMVNLKSWEERKETVDDVIAALTKQTRHIQGASIQYFPPPTVPGFGNSSGFELRLLDRTGKGDLQATKKVTEAFMDALRKRPELGEVFTSFDPTFPQYMLHVDYDKAAQKGISVDNAMSTLQTLMGSFYASNFIRFGQMYKVMVQASPEYRTKPEDVLTMHVKNEKGEMVPYSNFVRLERVYGPEQLTRYNMYTSALINGDAAAGYSSGDALKAVEEVAAKVLPRGYSFAWSGMSREEVLSGNQAIYIFMLCLLFVYLLLVAQYESLLLPLPVLLSLPTGIFGSFLCLQLAGLQNNIYAQVALVMLIGLLGKNAILIVEFASQRQREGLSIVKAAMEGAVTRLRPILMTSFAFIAGLIPLCIATGAGALGNRSIGTAAAGGMLIGTIFGLVVVPGLYVIFAKLAERMGSKSEADSVSSPTESTYVHES, encoded by the coding sequence ATGTTTGATATATTCATTAAACGGCCACTGCTGTCGTCGGTTATCTCCGTAGTTATTACGCTACTGGGGGTACTGGCTCTGACGGCTTTACCTGTGACGCAGTTTCCCGATATTGTTCCCCCATCGGTTACCGTCACCACGAAATACACGGGTGCCAACGCCGAAGTTTGTACAAAGGCCGTTGCTACACCGCTTGAACGGGCCATTAATGGCGTACCCGGTATGGTGTACATGAACTCCGTTTCCGGGAACGATGGTACTACCCTGATTCAGGTCTTTTTTGAAGTAGGTACCGACCCCGATCTGGCCGCCATGAATGTGCAGAACCGCGTAACGGCCGTGCTGGATGAGTTGCCCGAGGAGGTAATCAAAGCCGGGGTAATTACGGAGAAGGAAGTGAACAGTATGCTATTGTATCTGAATATCTTCAGTGACGATTCTACCGTCGATGAAAAGTTCATTTACAATTTTGCGGATATCAACATTCTGGCCGAGCTGAAACGCATCGACGGCGTAGGCTTTGCCGATATTATGGGTTCCCGGGAATACTCCATGCGGGTGTGGCTTAAACCCGACCGGCTTACGGCTTATAACCTTTCCCCCGAAGAAGTCATACGAGCAATTCGGGAGCAGAACGTGGAGGCCGCTCCGGGAAAAGCCGGGGAGAGTGCCGACCGGGCTCCGCAGGTTTTGCAGTACGTACTTCGCTACACGGGTAAATTTTTTGAACCCAAACAGTACGAAAATATTGTCCTGCGGGCCGATCCCAGCGGTTCGATCCTGCGGCTGAAAGACGTAGCTGATGTAGAATTTGGCTCCCTGGATTACGATGTGCTTTCCAAAACCGATGGACGTCCTTCCGCAGCCATCATGCTCAAACAACGTCCCGGCTCGAATGCCCGCGAGATTATCGCCAACGTCAAACAGCGGATGGCTGAGCTCAAGAAAGAGACGTTTCCGCCGGGCATGACCTATAATTTTGCCTACGATGTTTCCCGCTTCCTCGATGCCTCCATTCACGAAGTGGTGCGGACCCTGTTTGAAGCGTTCGTGCTGGTATTTATTGTTGTCTTCCTCTTCTTACAGGACTGGCGATCGACATTGATTTGTGCCCTGGTAGTACCGGTCGCTTTAGTAGGGTCTTTTGCCTTCATGAGTGTTATCGGTTTTTCGATTAACCTGCTGACCTTGTTCGCTTTGGTACTGGCCATCGGTATTGTTGTGGATGATGGGATTGTTGTCGTAGAAGCCGTCCACGCTAAAATTACGCAGGAACATTTATCACCCCGCCAGGCAACGTTTGCCGCTATGCGGGAAATCAGCGGGGCTTTGATTGCCATTACGCTGGTGATGTCTGCCGTATTCGTTCCCGTGGCGTTCTTGTCCGGCCCCGTGGGGATTTTCTATCGACAGTTCTCGCTGACGCTGGCCGTAGCGATTTTGATTTCGGGTTTGAACGCCCTGACGCTCACGCCTGCTTTGTGTGCCTTGCTGCTGCGTCCACACGCGGCAGGTGCGAAGAAGAATCTATTAGATCGCTTTTTTGATGCTTTTAACCGAGGCTTCGACCGTCTGACGGGTCGTTACCAGAGCTTGCTGAAACGCATCATCAGCCGACGGGTCGTAACGGTGGGTATATTACTGATTTTCGTAGCGGGTACGTGGGGAATCAATACCATTCTGCCCAGCGGTTTTATTCCTACGGAAGATCAGGGTATGATTTACGTGAACGTGACGACCCCCGCGGGAGCTACGGTGAAACGAACCGAAGAAGTACTCGATCAGATTCAGGGAGTGGCGGCGAAAATGCCCGCCGTTGAAAACGTATCGACTCTGGCTGGTTTTAGTTTGATGACCGATGGCTCGGGTTCTTCCTACGGAATGGCAATGGTCAACCTCAAAAGCTGGGAGGAACGGAAGGAAACGGTAGACGACGTCATTGCGGCGTTGACCAAACAAACCCGGCATATTCAGGGAGCCAGCATTCAGTATTTCCCACCCCCAACCGTACCCGGATTTGGTAACTCCAGTGGTTTTGAGCTTCGATTGCTCGATCGAACGGGGAAAGGGGACTTGCAAGCCACCAAAAAAGTTACCGAAGCCTTCATGGACGCCCTGCGGAAACGGCCGGAATTGGGTGAGGTCTTTACGAGTTTCGACCCCACTTTCCCGCAGTACATGCTGCACGTGGATTACGATAAAGCGGCCCAGAAGGGTATTTCGGTAGACAATGCCATGAGTACGCTGCAAACCCTGATGGGGAGTTTCTACGCTTCCAACTTCATTCGTTTCGGACAAATGTACAAGGTGATGGTACAGGCCTCGCCCGAATACCGGACTAAGCCCGAAGACGTACTCACTATGCACGTGAAAAATGAAAAAGGCGAAATGGTGCCCTATTCCAATTTCGTTCGGCTGGAACGCGTCTACGGTCCCGAGCAACTCACCCGTTATAATATGTACACCTCGGCCCTGATCAATGGGGATGCCGCCGCGGGTTATAGTAGTGGCGACGCCCTGAAAGCCGTGGAAGAAGTGGCGGCCAAGGTATTACCACGAGGGTACTCATTTGCCTGGTCGGGCATGTCGCGGGAGGAGGTACTCTCGGGCAATCAGGCCATTTATATTTTCATGCTGTGTCTGCTGTTTGTCTACCTGTTGCTGGTTGCCCAGTACGAAAGTTTGCTGTTGCCTCTGCCCGTACTACTTTCCTTACCTACGGGGATTTTTGGTTCATTCCTGTGTTTGCAACTGGCCGGTTTACAGAACAACATTTATGCTCAGGTAGCCCTGGTCATGTTGATTGGATTGTTGGGTAAAAACGCCATTTTGATTGTGGAGTTTGCCAGTCAGCGACAACGCGAAGGGCTGAGTATTGTGAAAGCAGCCATGGAAGGTGCCGTGACCCGCCTACGTCCGATCCTCATGACGTCCTTTGCCTTCATTGCGGGTCTGATTCCGCTGTGTATTGCTACGGGTGCCGGAGCCTTAGGTAACCGCTCGATTGGTACGGCTGCCGCGGGTGGTATGCTGATTGGTACTATTTTCGGCCTAGTCGTTGTACCCGGTCTGTACGTCATCTTCGCCAAACTTGCGGAGCGAATGGGCTCTAAATCAGAGGCCGATTCGGTTTCTTCCCCCACTGAATCTACGTATGTTCATGAATCGTAA
- a CDS encoding TolC family protein has product MNRKRQILSILAGVWLLSLSSCRVRHTPATLAPVPVPSAYAGSLNDPNTDSLSIGNDPYNRLFTDANLVALIDTALARNLDVKMALQRLEVTRAQYGISQAALRPQVDAVVSAGVDRYGRYTLNGVGNYDTNFSEYVTGSSIIPNPVPDYFVGFRSSWEIDLWGKLRNRKRAAYNRVLASQEGRNVIVTDLVAEVARLYFTLLSLDAELEIIRDNVELQQQALSLVEVQKAAGRVTELAVQQFNAQLLNTKSLEGGVRQQILQAENQINVLLGRYPQPIQRGISIREQQLPATVAAGVPAQLMSRRPDIRQVERELEAANIDVAVARAEFLPSLNLTPYVGLNAFRLGVLGNVESMTAGILGGLSTPVLNRRFIKGNLRVTEAERNRSFLAYQQVILRGVSEVVQSLKGLENFRNVADYQTQQVDVLKQAATTSDNLFATGYATYLEVITAQRSVLESELSLINTKRSQFLSLVDLYRALGGGWQ; this is encoded by the coding sequence ATGAATCGTAAACGTCAAATTCTTTCTATACTAGCCGGAGTCTGGCTATTGAGTTTAAGCAGTTGTCGGGTAAGGCATACGCCTGCGACCCTTGCTCCGGTGCCCGTGCCCTCGGCCTACGCGGGCAGTTTAAACGACCCCAATACGGATTCCCTGAGTATTGGGAATGATCCCTACAACCGTCTGTTTACCGATGCTAATCTGGTGGCGTTGATTGATACGGCTTTGGCCCGGAATCTGGACGTAAAAATGGCTCTACAACGCCTGGAAGTAACCCGGGCCCAGTACGGCATCAGTCAGGCCGCCTTGCGGCCCCAGGTAGATGCCGTTGTTTCGGCGGGTGTGGACCGTTACGGCCGTTATACCCTCAATGGCGTAGGAAATTACGATACCAATTTTTCGGAGTACGTTACGGGTTCCAGCATCATCCCCAACCCTGTACCGGATTATTTTGTGGGCTTTCGTAGCTCTTGGGAAATTGATCTCTGGGGAAAACTGCGTAACCGCAAACGAGCTGCGTATAATCGGGTACTGGCCAGTCAGGAAGGGCGTAATGTCATCGTAACGGATCTGGTAGCCGAGGTGGCCCGGCTGTATTTCACGCTGCTGTCGCTGGATGCGGAACTGGAAATCATTCGGGATAACGTTGAATTACAGCAGCAGGCCCTGTCGCTGGTTGAAGTACAGAAGGCGGCGGGGCGGGTTACCGAACTGGCCGTGCAGCAGTTTAACGCTCAGTTGCTGAATACAAAAAGCCTGGAAGGCGGCGTACGCCAGCAAATTCTTCAGGCCGAAAACCAGATCAACGTCTTACTGGGCCGGTATCCGCAACCCATCCAGCGGGGCATCTCGATTCGTGAGCAACAACTCCCCGCGACGGTCGCGGCGGGGGTACCGGCTCAGCTCATGAGCCGCCGTCCCGATATTCGTCAGGTTGAACGGGAGCTAGAAGCCGCCAACATCGACGTAGCCGTGGCCCGGGCCGAATTTCTGCCTTCGCTGAATCTGACGCCCTATGTTGGTTTGAATGCATTCCGGCTGGGTGTACTGGGAAATGTAGAGTCCATGACGGCGGGTATTTTAGGCGGTTTATCGACCCCTGTACTGAATCGTCGGTTCATCAAAGGTAATTTACGGGTGACCGAGGCCGAACGGAATCGCTCTTTCCTAGCGTATCAGCAGGTCATTTTACGGGGCGTTTCGGAAGTGGTACAAAGTTTGAAAGGCCTGGAAAACTTCCGCAACGTAGCCGATTATCAGACGCAACAGGTGGATGTATTGAAGCAGGCCGCTACGACTTCGGATAACCTGTTTGCTACGGGCTACGCTACCTATCTGGAAGTGATTACGGCCCAGCGATCGGTTCTGGAATCGGAATTATCCCTGATCAATACCAAACGTTCTCAGTTTTTGTCCCTGGTGGATTTATACCGGGCCTTGGGCGGCGGCTGGCAATAA
- a CDS encoding hemolysin family protein: protein MLLNFLITLLLVLLNGFFVAAEFAIVKVRASQLEMKAQAGNAAARLSTRILGNLDGYLAATQLGITLASLGLGWIGEPVVSKILIAGMHAVGLELDEKLAHQIALPVAFVVITILHIVFGELAPKSLAIQQAEKTTLAVSYPLQFFFLIFRPVIWLLNGIAAVVLRLFGITVSHSTEVHSADELKYLVHQSQQDYQAKEDHTEGSDLTLVEKAFQFSERSVRQIMTPRTQIFGIDVLEFNQAILDEIIAENYSRIPCYEENLDHVLGVVYLKEILLKLQEGPGIDIRSLIKPTFFVPSTKRIRPLLREFQQSRQQMAIVINEYGGTEGLITMEDILEELVGEIQDESDEERPIVEQVDEHRYRLRATSSLLDVNALLPRPIQKRAGYETLAGILVERFGRLPAVGQMATVDRYEIKIESIENNAIGLVLLKDLGEEPLSDEE from the coding sequence ATGTTACTCAACTTTTTAATCACGCTGCTTCTAGTTTTACTCAATGGTTTCTTTGTGGCGGCTGAGTTTGCGATTGTCAAAGTACGAGCCTCGCAGTTGGAAATGAAAGCTCAGGCCGGAAACGCCGCCGCCCGCCTGTCCACCCGAATTTTAGGAAATCTGGATGGCTATCTGGCGGCTACACAGTTAGGCATCACCCTGGCCAGTTTAGGGCTGGGTTGGATCGGCGAGCCGGTTGTATCCAAAATTCTAATCGCTGGTATGCACGCTGTGGGCCTGGAATTAGACGAAAAACTGGCTCACCAGATTGCCCTGCCCGTTGCTTTCGTGGTTATTACCATTCTACACATTGTTTTTGGGGAGTTAGCTCCCAAATCGCTGGCCATCCAGCAGGCCGAAAAAACAACATTGGCTGTTTCGTACCCGTTGCAATTTTTCTTTCTCATTTTCCGTCCCGTAATCTGGCTGTTAAATGGCATTGCAGCTGTGGTGCTCCGACTTTTTGGTATTACGGTGAGCCATAGTACGGAAGTACACAGTGCGGATGAATTGAAGTATCTGGTTCATCAGAGCCAGCAGGATTATCAGGCCAAGGAAGATCATACCGAGGGTTCGGATTTGACCCTCGTGGAGAAGGCCTTTCAGTTTTCCGAGCGGAGCGTACGCCAGATTATGACGCCCCGGACGCAGATCTTTGGTATCGATGTACTGGAGTTCAATCAGGCCATTCTGGACGAAATCATCGCAGAAAATTATTCCCGCATTCCCTGCTACGAAGAAAACCTGGACCATGTATTGGGAGTTGTGTATTTAAAGGAAATCCTGTTGAAGCTTCAGGAGGGCCCAGGCATCGATATTCGTTCGCTGATTAAACCCACGTTTTTCGTACCTTCCACGAAGCGAATCCGTCCTTTGTTGCGGGAGTTTCAGCAAAGTCGTCAGCAAATGGCCATTGTAATTAATGAATACGGTGGTACGGAAGGGCTTATCACGATGGAAGATATTCTGGAAGAACTGGTGGGCGAAATCCAGGACGAATCCGACGAAGAACGGCCGATTGTAGAACAGGTGGATGAACATCGCTATCGGCTCCGGGCTACCAGTTCGCTCCTGGACGTAAATGCACTGTTGCCCCGGCCCATTCAGAAGCGGGCTGGTTATGAAACCCTGGCGGGAATTCTGGTTGAGCGATTTGGCCGCCTGCCTGCCGTAGGACAAATGGCAACAGTGGATCGCTACGAAATCAAAATTGAAAGTATTGAAAATAACGCAATTGGACTGGTACTGCTCAAAGATCTGGGTGAAGAACCCCTTTCCGATGAAGAATAA
- a CDS encoding PAS domain-containing protein, whose amino-acid sequence MAIPPVSPEENNRITALESYYILDSLPEEDYEDITQLASDICETPIALISLVDKDRQWFKSHHGLDLQETSLEHSFCVHNLVSPQKPLVVEDARLDVRFANNAFVTGFPNIVFYAGSPLVDPNGYVLGSLCVIDHQPKQLTEKQLSALKILAKQVIKLLELRKQNQALKESEERYRLENIALITNRKRFETVLKHAPIGLGLLRGDEHVFELVNDRIADMAGRRAEDIQGKSLLEALPELSRQGLKEIFDSVRNTGQRFVAPDIPLQIQRNNQLETAHFYASFEPVQEPDGTVSIVDFSMEITEQLKAQRDLQESESRFRAIFEQAPMAMGQLKGRDLVIELGNPQLFEVWGKDPSIRGMRLIDALPEMQGQPFINILEGVFDSGEPFYGNGVLAQLFRNGRLEDLYFDFSYTPLRSADGEVTGIMIMAVEVTEQVLSRQKLEKSEARFRGLIKEAPFAIGVYETNDLIISIANDAMLQFWGRTPEVIGQKLAEALPELEGQPFIPLLHEILRTGQTYRATEEHADLLTNGRLQRYWFNYVYQPIFDSEGKVFAILNSAVNVTDKYLARQELQQSEQRYRDLAAELDQHVQERTQELLQTNQELQRSNENLQQFAYVASHDLQEPLRKIQTFSTLLSKRFAGQLDEQAYNLLERINTAGYRMSSLVSDLLTYSRFATRQQSFDEVSLEAVLAGVLDALSLTIRERKARIQTNALASVKGDAVQLHQLFQNLISNAIKFTPPEKQPEIQIQYELIRRNELPPESKLTGPVFHRISVSDQGVGFDEQYLDRIFMVFQRLHNKNEFPGTGIGLSICQQVVENHGGWITAKSQPDEGTTFLVYLPA is encoded by the coding sequence ATGGCTATCCCTCCTGTATCACCCGAGGAAAACAATCGAATCACTGCCTTGGAAAGCTATTATATTCTCGACTCCTTACCCGAAGAGGATTACGAGGATATTACCCAGTTGGCTTCTGATATCTGCGAAACGCCCATTGCGTTGATTAGTCTGGTTGATAAAGACCGCCAGTGGTTTAAATCCCATCATGGTCTTGACCTGCAGGAGACTTCGCTCGAGCATTCTTTTTGCGTACACAACCTCGTCAGCCCGCAAAAGCCGCTGGTGGTGGAGGATGCCCGGTTGGACGTTCGGTTCGCCAATAATGCCTTTGTTACGGGTTTCCCCAATATCGTTTTTTACGCCGGATCACCTCTGGTCGATCCCAACGGCTATGTACTCGGATCGCTTTGCGTAATTGATCATCAACCGAAACAGCTCACTGAAAAACAATTATCCGCTCTTAAAATTCTGGCCAAACAGGTCATTAAACTCCTGGAATTACGCAAACAGAATCAGGCTCTGAAGGAAAGCGAAGAACGGTATCGACTCGAAAACATTGCCCTTATAACCAACCGTAAGCGATTTGAAACGGTTCTGAAACACGCCCCCATTGGCTTGGGATTACTACGTGGCGATGAACACGTGTTTGAGTTGGTTAACGACCGTATTGCGGACATGGCTGGCCGCCGGGCTGAGGATATTCAGGGAAAATCTTTACTGGAGGCTTTACCCGAATTAAGTCGTCAGGGCCTTAAGGAGATTTTTGACTCCGTCCGTAACACTGGGCAGCGATTCGTAGCTCCCGATATTCCACTCCAAATCCAGCGAAACAATCAGCTGGAAACGGCTCATTTCTACGCCAGTTTTGAGCCCGTTCAGGAGCCTGACGGCACGGTAAGTATCGTGGACTTCAGTATGGAAATTACCGAGCAGCTTAAAGCCCAGCGGGATTTACAAGAGAGTGAATCCCGTTTCCGGGCCATTTTTGAGCAGGCTCCCATGGCGATGGGCCAATTGAAAGGCCGGGACTTGGTGATTGAATTAGGCAATCCCCAACTTTTTGAAGTCTGGGGAAAAGATCCGTCCATTAGGGGAATGCGGCTCATCGATGCCTTACCAGAGATGCAAGGCCAGCCCTTTATTAACATTCTGGAAGGAGTGTTTGATAGCGGAGAACCCTTTTACGGGAATGGCGTCTTAGCACAGCTGTTCCGAAACGGTCGCTTGGAGGATTTGTACTTCGATTTCAGTTATACGCCACTTCGCTCCGCCGATGGCGAAGTAACTGGAATTATGATTATGGCTGTCGAGGTTACAGAGCAAGTATTATCCCGGCAAAAACTCGAAAAAAGTGAAGCTCGATTCCGGGGTTTGATTAAAGAAGCTCCTTTCGCTATTGGAGTCTACGAAACCAATGATCTGATCATTTCCATTGCCAATGATGCAATGCTTCAATTCTGGGGTAGAACACCAGAGGTCATTGGCCAGAAGTTAGCCGAAGCTCTGCCTGAGCTGGAAGGACAACCTTTTATTCCGCTCTTGCACGAGATCCTTCGCACAGGTCAAACGTACCGGGCCACGGAAGAACACGCTGACCTTTTAACGAATGGCCGCTTGCAGCGATACTGGTTTAACTATGTCTATCAGCCCATTTTTGACAGTGAGGGTAAGGTATTTGCGATCCTGAATTCAGCGGTGAATGTTACCGATAAATACTTGGCTCGGCAGGAGCTTCAACAGAGCGAACAGCGGTACCGCGATTTAGCAGCCGAATTGGATCAGCATGTACAGGAACGCACGCAGGAATTGTTACAAACCAATCAGGAGTTGCAGCGATCAAACGAAAACCTGCAGCAGTTCGCTTATGTCGCAAGTCATGACTTACAGGAGCCTTTACGCAAAATACAAACGTTCAGTACCCTGCTTTCCAAACGCTTCGCAGGTCAACTAGATGAACAAGCCTACAACTTACTTGAACGCATTAATACCGCCGGTTACCGGATGTCCTCGCTGGTCAGCGACCTGCTGACGTACTCCCGCTTTGCGACGCGACAACAAAGTTTTGATGAGGTTTCGCTGGAGGCGGTTTTAGCAGGCGTTCTGGATGCCCTTTCGCTGACGATACGCGAACGCAAAGCCCGTATTCAGACGAACGCTTTGGCCTCTGTGAAAGGCGATGCGGTACAGTTACACCAGTTATTTCAAAACTTAATATCGAATGCCATCAAGTTTACTCCACCTGAAAAACAGCCTGAGATACAAATTCAGTATGAGCTGATCAGACGTAATGAACTACCCCCCGAAAGTAAACTGACCGGACCAGTCTTTCACCGCATCAGTGTATCCGATCAAGGCGTAGGGTTTGATGAACAATACCTTGACCGTATTTTTATGGTTTTTCAACGTTTGCACAACAAGAATGAATTTCCGGGTACGGGCATTGGATTGTCCATCTGTCAGCAAGTAGTGGAAAACCACGGGGGATGGATTACGGCCAAAAGCCAGCCCGACGAAGGAACTACCTTCTTGGTGTATCTTCCTGCCTAA
- a CDS encoding SDR family NAD(P)-dependent oxidoreductase — protein MDLQLAGKTAFVSGSTAGIGYAIALGLAKEGVTVILNGRTSENVAAAVQQLQSEVPNAQVSGFPADFAQAADVEALLANLPSVDILVNNIGVFEPKAFTEIPDEDWFRFFEINVMSGIRLSRHFFPKMLEKNWGRILFISSESAVFIPSEMIHYGMTKTAQLAVARGLAELTKGTGVTVNTVLPGPTKSRGVGEFIANLAKQENKTEEEMEKVFFQDFRPTSLIQRFASPDEIAHMVTYLSSPLASATNGATLRVEGGLLKSAF, from the coding sequence ATGGATTTGCAATTAGCAGGAAAAACAGCGTTTGTGAGTGGTTCAACGGCGGGCATCGGTTATGCCATTGCCCTTGGTCTGGCTAAGGAAGGAGTTACGGTCATTCTAAACGGTCGTACTTCCGAGAACGTAGCCGCTGCTGTGCAGCAGTTACAATCCGAAGTTCCGAATGCCCAAGTCAGCGGTTTTCCCGCCGATTTTGCTCAGGCGGCCGACGTGGAGGCTTTGCTGGCCAATCTGCCTTCCGTAGATATACTGGTTAATAACATTGGCGTGTTTGAGCCCAAAGCATTTACGGAGATCCCCGACGAAGACTGGTTCCGCTTTTTTGAAATTAACGTCATGAGCGGCATCCGACTTTCGCGTCACTTTTTCCCGAAAATGCTGGAGAAAAACTGGGGACGTATTCTCTTTATTTCCAGCGAATCGGCCGTATTCATTCCCAGTGAAATGATTCACTACGGCATGACCAAAACCGCTCAGCTGGCTGTCGCCCGGGGACTGGCCGAACTTACCAAAGGCACGGGGGTGACCGTGAATACCGTTTTGCCCGGTCCGACCAAGTCCCGCGGTGTGGGTGAATTTATTGCTAATCTGGCCAAACAGGAGAATAAAACAGAGGAAGAAATGGAAAAGGTATTTTTTCAGGATTTCCGTCCTACCTCGCTGATTCAACGTTTTGCTAGTCCGGATGAAATTGCTCACATGGTTACGTATCTCTCCAGCCCCTTAGCTTCGGCTACGAACGGGGCTACCTTACGCGTAGAAGGAGGATTATTGAAAAGTGCTTTCTAG
- a CDS encoding NUDIX hydrolase, whose translation MQPLREQDYIQQLSIDCVIFGYEAGELKVLVPKMDFRGDFWALPGGYILQKESIDEAAYRILKFRTGISDIFLEQFWVFGNQSRSSQDFIDRLLALNTDKLEHPDLRDYAWLSRRFVSIGYYALVDMHQVKPQISELDASIEWMNVRELPPLIMDHNAIVAKALETLRTNLDQKLIGFNLLPETFTMKEVQQLYEAIFDKPLARNNFQKKMLDLQVLERLEKKFTGAANKAPYLYRLVR comes from the coding sequence ATGCAACCGTTACGTGAGCAAGATTATATTCAACAACTCTCTATCGATTGCGTCATTTTTGGGTATGAAGCGGGTGAGCTTAAAGTGTTGGTACCTAAAATGGATTTTCGGGGAGACTTCTGGGCTTTACCCGGAGGTTATATCTTACAGAAAGAAAGTATTGATGAAGCCGCGTACCGGATTCTCAAGTTCAGAACCGGCATCAGCGACATCTTTCTGGAACAATTTTGGGTTTTCGGGAATCAATCGAGAAGCAGTCAGGATTTTATTGACCGCTTGCTAGCCCTGAATACGGACAAACTTGAGCACCCTGATCTCCGGGACTACGCCTGGTTAAGCCGACGTTTTGTATCGATTGGTTATTACGCTCTGGTTGACATGCATCAGGTAAAACCGCAAATTAGTGAACTGGATGCGTCGATTGAATGGATGAATGTCAGGGAGTTACCTCCGTTGATTATGGACCATAACGCCATCGTAGCCAAAGCCCTGGAAACGTTGCGTACCAATCTGGATCAGAAATTGATTGGGTTTAACCTGTTGCCGGAAACCTTTACCATGAAGGAAGTACAGCAGCTTTACGAAGCCATCTTTGATAAACCATTGGCTCGTAACAATTTTCAGAAAAAGATGCTGGATCTTCAGGTACTCGAACGTCTGGAAAAGAAATTCACGGGTGCCGCTAATAAAGCTCCGTATCTCTATCGGCTCGTTCGGTGA